Proteins encoded together in one Lathyrus oleraceus cultivar Zhongwan6 chromosome 5, CAAS_Psat_ZW6_1.0, whole genome shotgun sequence window:
- the LOC127082714 gene encoding pentatricopeptide repeat-containing protein At2g02980, chloroplastic, with protein MHFQPHRTFHGPCTPPVRSNYSTKIALFNTMARGYTCVNDPLRAIIVFSHVLCPSLVPDDYTFSSLLNTCSKVKALEEGKQLHCFALKHGVRDNVYVVPTLINMYTACGDIDVSRRVFDKIEEPCVVAYNAIITSLARNSQLNEALALFREMQERSLKPTDVTMLVVLLSCVLHG; from the coding sequence ATGCACTTCCAACCCCACAGAACCTTCCATGGACCATGCACACCACCTGTTCGATCAAATTACTCAACCAAAATTGCCCTTTTCAACACAATGGCACGTGGATATACTTGCGTTAATGACCCTCTTAGAGCAATTATTGTCTTTTCTCATGTTCTGTGCCCCAGCCTTGTTCCCGATGACTATACATTTTCTTCACTTCTCAATACTTGTTCAAAGGTTAAGGCTTTGGAAGAAGGGAAACAACTGCATTGTTTTGCTTTGAAACATGGCGTCAGGGATAATGTATATGTTGTTCCAACGCTTATTAATATGTATACTGCTTGTGGTGATATTGATGTTTCTAGAAGGGTTTTTGATAAGATTGAAGAGCCTTGTGTTGTTGCATATAATGCAATCATTACTAGTTTGGCTAGGAATAGTCAACTTAATGAGGCATTGGCTTTGTTTAGAGAAATGCAGGAGAGAAGTCTTAAGCCGACTGACGTTACCATGCTTGTCGTGCTTCTGTCCTGCGTTTTGCATGGATAA
- the LOC127082716 gene encoding probable indole-3-pyruvate monooxygenase YUCCA10 codes for MKNKTMEIQMPVVIVGAGPAGLATSACLNKLSIQNIVLERDDCHSSLWRKRTYDRLKLHLGKGFCNLPHMPFSSDLPVFIPRVDFLRYLDDYVSTFKIFIRYNRYVHEASFDVKTGKWRVCVMDSALNVGEVYVADYLVVASGESCDAYIPKITGLDKFEGEFFHCTKYQNGRPFYDKNVLVVGSGNSGMEIGYDLSTWGANTSMVIRSPVHFLIKEMVYIGMSLLKYVSVENVDKLMLVMSKLLYGDLSKYGLIRPKEGPFALKLKGGRTPTVDVGTIKHIKEGKIKVHSEISSIKNGKTIEFVDGKTGQFDVIIFATGYRTNVHKWLKDYKDLFNENGMPKPAYPNHWKGENGIYCVGFSKRGLQGINYDAQKVARDISVTINARKKILTADEANDAQIKLLD; via the exons atgaaaaacaaaaccatGGAAATCCAAATGCCAGTTGTGATTGTAGGTGCTGGGCCTGCTGGGTTAGCAACCTCTGCATGTCTCAACAAACTTTCAATCCAAAACATTGTACTAGAAAGAGATGACTGTCATTCCTCTCTTTGGAGGAAAAGAACCTATGATCGTTTGAAACTTCACTTAGGTAAAGGCTTTTGTAACCTACCTCACATGCCATTTTCCTCTGATCTTCCAGTGTTTATCCCTAGGGTTGATTTCCTTCGGTATTTGGATGATTATGTGAGTACTTTTAAGATCTTCATCCGCTACAACCGGTATGTCCACGAAGCTTCTTTCGATGTCAAGACCGGAAAATGGAGGGTTTGTGTGATGGATAGTGCTCTGAATGTTGGTGAAGTTTATGTTGCTGATTATTTAGTGGTTGCTTCCGGAGAGAGCTGTGATGCTTATATTCCGAAGATAACCGGGCTTGATAAGTTTGAAGGTGAATTCTTTCATTGCACCAAGTATCAGAATGGAAGGCCTTTTTATGATAAGAATGTGTTGGTTGTTGGTAGTGGAAATTCTGGTATGGAGATTGGTTATGATCTCTCTACTTGGGGTGCAAATACCTCCATGGTTATAAGAAGTCCG GTACATTTTTTAATAAAAGAAATGGTGTACATTGGAATGTCTTTGCTGAAATATGTAAGTGTTGAAAATGTGGACAAGCTTATGTTGGTTATGAGCAAATTGTTGTATGGAGATTTGTCTAAGTATGGCTTGATTAGGCCAAAGGAAGGACCCTTTGCATTGAAATTGAAGGGTGGTCGGACTCCTACAGTTGATGTCGGTACCATCAAACACATCAAAGAAGGAAAAATAAAG GTACACTCTGAAATTTCAAGCATAAAAAACGGCAAGACCATTGAATTTGTAGATGGAAAAACTGGTCAATTTGACGTCATAATCTTTGCTACGGGATACAGAACCAATGTGCACAAGTGGCTTAAG GATTACAAAGATTTGTTTAATGAAAATGGAATGCCAAAACCTGCTTATCCAAATCACTGGAAAGGAGAGAATGGAATCTACTGTGTTGGATTCTCAAAAAGGGGATTACAAGGCATTAACTATGATGCTCAGAAAGTAGCAAGGGATATCAGTGTCACTATCAATGCAAGGAAGAAGATACTTACAGCTGATGAGGCCAATGATGCTCAAATCAAGCTATTAGATTAA